A genome region from Chthonomonas sp. includes the following:
- the coaE gene encoding dephospho-CoA kinase (Dephospho-CoA kinase (CoaE) performs the final step in coenzyme A biosynthesis.): MIAITGGAASGKSTILHALADRGWATISADQVVADLWLDETFLVGVAEVFDTARPTRELVRAAILREPAKRRALNELSHRHVIHTIFTSGSDVAEVPLLIEAGLFHRFNEVWVCSCDRETQLKRLQGRGFSLEDAGALLATQVADSVRCSFADEIFRTNGERSNVLSQIDLALRRSRTQDR, from the coding sequence ATGATCGCGATTACTGGCGGCGCGGCCTCGGGCAAGTCAACCATCCTGCATGCGTTGGCCGATCGCGGCTGGGCCACGATTAGTGCCGACCAGGTGGTGGCCGACCTGTGGCTGGACGAGACCTTTTTGGTGGGCGTCGCGGAAGTCTTTGATACCGCGCGGCCGACCCGCGAATTGGTCCGAGCCGCGATTCTGCGGGAGCCCGCTAAGCGACGCGCCCTCAACGAGCTCTCGCACCGGCACGTTATTCATACAATTTTCACGAGCGGTTCCGACGTCGCCGAAGTCCCGCTGCTCATCGAGGCCGGGCTCTTTCACCGATTTAATGAGGTGTGGGTGTGCTCGTGCGACCGGGAGACTCAGCTTAAGCGCCTACAAGGTCGTGGGTTCTCCCTTGAGGATGCAGGCGCCCTGCTTGCCACCCAGGTGGCAGATTCGGTGCGGTGTTCATTTGCCGATGAAATTTTTAGAACTAACGGCGAGAGATCGAACGTCCTAAGTCAGATAGACCTAGCCCTACGGCGAAGTCGAACTCAGGACCGGTAG